One window of the Nicotiana tabacum cultivar K326 chromosome 4, ASM71507v2, whole genome shotgun sequence genome contains the following:
- the LOC107803403 gene encoding CASP-like protein 4A2 — protein sequence MEKSNFKSNSNYNSSSNSYHNNNHRNFHRQNSHISMSDTDSQVSQMDSFHSPLRSDSPLRSDEPFPDDRSTKSLSSKALVSVDKYYSPLRSPRKPSWENLSLPPTPTPPSEAGNKDRNSARMMNFSRAVREDMTAGVTKVGPVRDDDVEGGELAGGERPPPRAPGRSKRELMLNRAALGFRVCEFILCCISFSIMVSDKTEGWSGDSFDRYKEYRYCVAVNIIGFVYSAFQACDLAYNLASWKHFFSHYVRYHFDFSMDQILAYLLMSASSCAATRADDWISNWGKDEFTEMATASIGLSFLAFIAFAFSSLISGYNFCNRNSS from the exons ATGGAGAAATCCAATTTCAAATCGAATTCCAATTACAATTCAAGTTCCAACTCCTATCACAACAACAACCACCGGAATTTTCACAGGCAGAATAGTCACATATCAATGTCGGACACCGACTCACAGGTGAGTCAAATGGACTCGTTCCACTCACCTCTCCGATCCGACTCACCTCTCCGTTCCGATGAACCCTTTCCCGATGACCGCTCCACCAAGTCGCTCTCCTCAAAAGCCTTGGTTTCAGTCGACAAATACTACTCTCCACTTCGATCTCCCCGTAAACCTTCCTGGGAGAATTTAAGCTTACCTCCGACGCCTACTCCGCCGTCGGAAGCCGGCAACAAGGATCGGAATTCGGCGCGGATGATGAATTTCAGTAGGGCGGTTAGGGAGGATATGACTGCTGGGGTGACGAAAGTGGGGCCGGTTCGCGATGATGACGTGGAAGGTGGAGAGTTGGCCGGAGGGGAGAGGCCGCCTCCGAGGGCACCAGGGCGTTCGAAGAGAGAACTGATGCTGAacagggcggcgttagggtttagggtttgtgAGTTTATTTTGTGCTGTATTTCTTTCTCGATCATGGTATCTGATAAAACTGAAGGTTGGAGCGGTGACTCTTTTGATCGGTACAAGGAGTACAG GTATTGCGTCGCTGTTAATATTATTGGATTTGTATACTCTGCATTTCAAGCGTGTGATCTAGCATACAATTTGGCAAGTTGGAAACACTTTTTCTCTCACTACGTGCGATATCATTTTGATTTCTCGATGGATCAG ATATTGGCTTATCTTCTTATGTCAGCATCTTCTTGTGCTGCAACGAGGGCAGATGACTGGATATCAAATTGGGGAAAAGATGAGTTTACAGAGATGGCAACCGCATCTATTGGGTTATCTTTCCTGGCTTTTATAGCCTTTGCCTTTAGCTCCCTCATATCTGGTTACAACTTTTGCAACCGTAATTCCTCATGA